One Tumebacillus sp. BK434 genomic window carries:
- a CDS encoding putative baseplate assembly protein, which produces MLPLPNLDDRLFDEIVAEARKMIPKLSPQWTDENPHDPGITMLELFSHLSEMQQYYLNRVTVKNELKFLRMMGIHLRQAESAKVDVSFAEAAKPQWMPVGTKLRGLNEPFETTERLLLVPAQIDRVLVAAQAEMSDHSSANEHGKVGYFAFGSGAKQGSRLYLAFDSRLPVGLPITLTFDLVNNYQVPINPTADGEDEQIPPAKISWSYSGIDESVESRPLRLLPLPVERDDTLHLSRSGRITFTVPKAMAGMRIHPANDKDRYWICATLEEPGYELPPKVDKILLNTVQTVHRDTRCQILSFDGTGEMYQEEVVHGYLPFYGDVEVQVETETPGLWRIWQQVEDLTRYGPDDACCVLYRDEQKDCCYLRFGNGEHGMIPTAGPGTIRVIAAEQNFREEMLIGRSNGLPGQHFQVAGSPILPQSLRLQVAVQEASGEWLWQDWTRVDDFEHSGPDDRHYVLDPGSGEIYFGNSETGQIPDVAEHDNIRLIALQVGGGERGNVQRRLITQFARPEAFGTITVINHDFAKGGAERETLEEAKARMRRELKQPTRAVTCEDFENIALATPGLRVARAKAVPLYQVGLKGYPQEQAPAQVTVVVVPYSEDPKPLPSKGFLSTVQSHLDQHRLLTTEVHVVPPEYVKITVQAVVVVTPDTKDIAARINTALHKHLDVLDNSDPNNGWDFGRAVYKGDIYGIINQMTGVEYIQTLWFEAEGAGVQKDPSGDILLPPHGLVYSGNHQIELVSRTDV; this is translated from the coding sequence ATGCTTCCGTTGCCAAACTTAGATGACCGCCTGTTTGATGAGATCGTGGCCGAAGCCCGCAAGATGATTCCCAAGCTCAGTCCGCAGTGGACCGACGAGAACCCGCATGACCCGGGGATCACGATGCTCGAACTGTTCTCGCACCTCTCGGAGATGCAGCAATACTACCTGAACCGCGTCACCGTCAAAAACGAGCTGAAGTTCCTGCGGATGATGGGCATCCACCTCCGGCAGGCAGAATCGGCCAAAGTGGACGTGTCGTTTGCCGAGGCGGCAAAACCGCAATGGATGCCGGTCGGGACGAAGCTGCGCGGCTTGAACGAGCCGTTTGAGACGACCGAACGGCTGTTGCTGGTGCCTGCACAGATCGACCGCGTGCTGGTCGCTGCGCAGGCGGAGATGTCCGACCATTCCTCGGCCAACGAACACGGCAAAGTCGGCTACTTCGCTTTCGGCTCCGGCGCCAAGCAGGGCAGCCGCCTCTATCTCGCCTTTGACAGCCGGCTGCCGGTCGGCCTGCCGATCACGCTGACGTTCGATCTGGTCAACAACTACCAAGTGCCGATCAATCCGACCGCCGATGGGGAGGACGAACAGATTCCGCCGGCCAAGATCTCGTGGAGCTACTCGGGGATCGATGAAAGTGTGGAGAGCCGGCCGTTGCGCCTGCTGCCGCTCCCCGTCGAGCGCGATGACACGCTGCACCTGTCGCGCAGCGGGCGCATCACGTTCACCGTACCGAAAGCGATGGCCGGCATGCGCATCCATCCGGCGAACGACAAAGACCGCTACTGGATCTGTGCCACGCTTGAAGAGCCGGGCTATGAGCTGCCGCCGAAAGTGGACAAAATTCTGCTGAACACCGTCCAGACGGTGCACCGCGACACGCGCTGTCAGATCCTGTCCTTCGACGGCACCGGTGAGATGTACCAGGAAGAGGTCGTCCATGGCTATCTGCCCTTTTACGGCGACGTGGAAGTGCAAGTTGAAACGGAGACCCCGGGCCTCTGGCGCATCTGGCAACAGGTCGAAGACCTGACCCGCTACGGCCCGGATGACGCCTGCTGCGTGCTGTACCGGGACGAGCAGAAAGACTGCTGCTACCTGCGCTTCGGAAACGGCGAGCACGGGATGATCCCGACAGCCGGCCCCGGCACGATCCGCGTGATCGCAGCGGAGCAGAACTTCCGCGAAGAGATGCTGATCGGAAGAAGCAACGGGTTGCCCGGCCAGCACTTTCAAGTCGCAGGCTCGCCGATCCTGCCCCAATCCCTGCGCCTGCAGGTTGCCGTGCAGGAGGCGAGCGGTGAGTGGCTGTGGCAGGACTGGACACGGGTCGATGACTTTGAACATTCCGGCCCGGACGACCGTCACTACGTGCTCGACCCGGGCAGCGGCGAGATCTATTTTGGCAACAGTGAGACCGGGCAGATCCCCGACGTCGCGGAGCATGACAACATCCGGCTCATCGCTTTGCAAGTGGGCGGCGGTGAGCGCGGGAACGTGCAGCGCCGCCTGATCACGCAATTTGCCCGCCCGGAAGCGTTTGGCACGATCACCGTCATCAACCACGATTTTGCCAAAGGCGGGGCGGAGCGCGAGACGCTGGAGGAGGCGAAAGCGCGGATGCGCCGCGAACTGAAACAGCCGACGCGGGCGGTGACCTGCGAGGATTTTGAAAACATCGCCCTCGCCACGCCGGGACTGCGCGTTGCGCGCGCCAAAGCGGTGCCGCTCTACCAGGTCGGCCTGAAAGGCTACCCGCAAGAGCAGGCCCCGGCACAGGTCACGGTCGTCGTCGTGCCGTACAGCGAAGATCCCAAGCCGCTGCCGAGCAAAGGCTTTCTCAGCACCGTGCAGAGCCACCTCGACCAGCACCGGCTTTTGACGACCGAAGTGCACGTCGTGCCGCCCGAATACGTCAAGATCACTGTGCAGGCGGTTGTGGTCGTCACCCCGGACACGAAAGACATCGCCGCCCGGATCAACACTGCGCTACACAAGCATCTCGATGTGCTCGACAACTCCGATCCGAACAATGGCTGGGATTTCGGGCGCGCCGTCTACAAAGGTGACATCTACGGCATCATCAACCAGATGACCGGCGTTGAATATATTCAAACGCTGTGGTTCGAAGCGGAAGGCGCCGGGGTGCAGAAAGACCCGAGCGGCGACATCCTGTTGCCGCCACACGGACTGGTCTACTCCGGCAACCATCAGATCGAACTGGTGTCCCGAACGGACGTGTAA
- a CDS encoding phage tail protein, with protein MYVDTTFFSLNRLADWKKGALHNLSITERGVQIARSERYGFYHTIRLEHIEGLRGLSDLALGENDKLYLLDRAANVFLYDYVNDYADLIFRSGHGHFSPRAKLTRVGSHLLIAEREGENRLVAYSPGTGQAVWRMNHYNGIPVHPLAITTDRQGDAYVLLPLDPVQVSTGHEATDHSFYGVLKVNSGGIPLHLFQHHTLVIPKAAGLHKLQERFHITVGPDGKLYILDGYEREVTTFHPDGAYEKRSRIQMYGGAPSGIGVDPHGAIYIGDNHPIEQAWEDNRFVLQFLADGSYVDEVSGFRGQAMKLLAGYARKMYVWNEEENLITVLEQKRRTQPLNKQGPLKGVYFSQAFDSTESETVWHKITVDSALPEETQLRISYFAADQKELLLGGQRVQLDRYLQDGSIPLSAKLSQLDELFSTPIINPKDALLRARGRYIWFKIEWSGNDRKSPLLRKLRVYFPRHSYLDYLPGVYQSDPGSRDFLERYLSLYGTFFDEMEETIDHMSRFFDVDSSSGDLLKWLATWLGIAVDERWSEEQIRRLMKKSPELFKKRGTRQGLAEMIEVFTGEMPLIVEYFQYKYLLEKAQVKEYMEQLYGLDPYRFCVLIKPGVVKSDEERKILQKIIDEEKPAFAEAQLVVLEPRIYLGTHSYLGLNTFLSEPTLLVLDDRTSMPNNTVLIDLDRDNRIGLHTRLELDANLE; from the coding sequence TTGTACGTCGACACGACCTTTTTCTCCTTAAACCGGCTGGCCGATTGGAAAAAAGGCGCCTTGCATAACTTGAGCATCACCGAGCGGGGCGTGCAGATCGCGCGCTCGGAGCGCTACGGCTTCTATCATACGATCCGGCTGGAACACATCGAGGGGCTGCGCGGCCTGTCCGACCTCGCGCTCGGCGAAAACGACAAGCTGTATCTGCTCGACCGGGCGGCGAACGTGTTCCTCTACGATTATGTCAACGATTACGCAGACCTCATCTTCCGCTCCGGGCACGGCCATTTCTCGCCCCGCGCCAAACTGACCCGCGTCGGCAGCCACCTGCTGATCGCCGAGCGGGAAGGGGAGAACCGCCTGGTCGCTTACTCGCCGGGTACCGGGCAGGCGGTGTGGCGGATGAACCATTACAACGGCATCCCCGTCCATCCGCTGGCGATCACGACCGACCGCCAAGGCGACGCTTATGTGCTGCTGCCGCTCGACCCGGTGCAAGTCTCAACCGGCCACGAAGCGACCGACCACTCTTTTTACGGCGTGCTGAAAGTCAACTCGGGAGGCATCCCGCTGCACTTGTTCCAGCACCACACGCTGGTGATCCCCAAAGCGGCCGGGCTGCACAAGCTGCAGGAGCGCTTTCACATCACGGTCGGCCCGGACGGCAAGCTGTACATCCTTGACGGGTACGAACGGGAAGTGACCACCTTCCATCCGGACGGCGCGTATGAAAAGCGTTCGCGCATCCAGATGTACGGCGGCGCCCCTTCCGGCATCGGGGTCGATCCGCACGGTGCGATCTACATCGGCGACAACCATCCGATCGAGCAGGCGTGGGAAGACAACCGCTTCGTTCTGCAATTCCTCGCCGATGGCAGTTATGTCGACGAGGTGTCCGGTTTCCGCGGCCAGGCGATGAAGCTGCTCGCCGGATACGCGCGCAAGATGTACGTCTGGAACGAAGAAGAAAACCTGATCACCGTGCTCGAACAGAAGCGCCGCACCCAGCCGCTCAACAAGCAGGGCCCGCTGAAAGGCGTGTACTTCAGTCAGGCGTTCGACAGCACCGAATCGGAAACTGTCTGGCATAAGATCACCGTCGACAGTGCACTGCCCGAAGAGACGCAACTGCGCATCTCCTATTTTGCGGCCGATCAAAAAGAGCTGCTGCTCGGCGGACAGCGCGTGCAGCTCGACCGGTATCTCCAAGACGGCAGCATCCCGCTGTCGGCGAAGCTGTCCCAACTGGACGAGCTGTTCTCGACACCGATCATCAACCCGAAAGACGCGCTCTTGCGGGCGCGGGGGCGCTACATCTGGTTCAAGATCGAGTGGAGCGGCAATGACCGCAAGTCGCCGCTCTTGCGCAAGCTGCGCGTGTACTTCCCGCGCCATTCCTATCTGGACTACCTGCCCGGCGTGTACCAGTCCGACCCGGGAAGCCGAGATTTTCTGGAACGGTATCTGTCCTTGTACGGCACTTTCTTCGACGAGATGGAAGAGACGATCGACCATATGTCCCGCTTCTTCGACGTCGATTCCTCGTCAGGGGATCTCCTGAAGTGGCTGGCCACCTGGCTTGGCATCGCCGTCGACGAGCGCTGGAGCGAGGAGCAGATCCGCCGCCTGATGAAAAAAAGCCCCGAGCTGTTCAAAAAGCGCGGGACGCGGCAAGGACTCGCAGAAATGATCGAAGTCTTTACGGGAGAAATGCCTTTGATCGTCGAATATTTTCAGTACAAGTATCTGCTGGAAAAAGCGCAGGTCAAAGAATACATGGAGCAGCTCTACGGCCTTGATCCGTACCGCTTCTGTGTGCTGATCAAGCCCGGTGTCGTGAAGAGCGATGAAGAGCGCAAGATCCTGCAAAAGATCATCGACGAGGAGAAGCCGGCCTTTGCGGAGGCGCAGTTGGTGGTGCTCGAGCCCCGCATCTATCTGGGGACGCACTCCTATCTCGGCCTCAACACCTTCCTGTCTGAGCCGACACTGCTCGTCCTCGACGACCGCACTTCCATGCCGAACAACACCGTGCTGATCGACCTCGACCGCGACAACCGGATCGGCTTGCATACACGTTTGGAACTGGACGCCAATTTAGAATAA
- a CDS encoding DUF4157 domain-containing protein has translation MARQMNRGAASAKATTSSVKQKKTASQEQSASPLQNTLLQMQRAYGNQATSRFLSGQIQRKAAIQRLPEDEEELQLKADPAQRMPEEEELQLKADPAQRMPGDEEELQLKADPAQRMPDEEELQLKAAAPVQRKSAASNKMPEDVQAKMETAMNADFSDVNIHVGSQASDVGALAYAQGNDIHFAQGKFDPHSQSGQELLGHELAHVVQQRQGRVQATTSVGGLPVNDDPSLEQEADSVGKQAASLKLEDK, from the coding sequence GTGGCCAGACAAATGAACCGAGGCGCCGCCTCGGCCAAAGCAACCACATCCTCAGTCAAACAAAAAAAGACTGCCAGCCAGGAGCAGTCCGCATCGCCTTTGCAAAACACGTTGCTGCAGATGCAGCGCGCCTATGGCAACCAAGCGACCAGCCGCTTCTTAAGCGGGCAGATCCAACGCAAAGCGGCCATCCAGCGCCTGCCGGAGGACGAAGAGGAGCTGCAGTTAAAAGCCGACCCGGCGCAGCGCATGCCTGAGGAAGAGGAGCTCCAGCTGAAAGCAGATCCCGCGCAGCGGATGCCGGGAGACGAAGAGGAGCTTCAGCTCAAGGCCGATCCGGCCCAGCGCATGCCCGACGAAGAGGAGCTGCAGCTGAAGGCGGCCGCCCCGGTGCAGCGCAAATCTGCAGCATCGAACAAGATGCCGGAAGATGTGCAAGCCAAAATGGAGACGGCGATGAACGCCGACTTCTCCGACGTCAACATCCATGTCGGGAGCCAAGCGTCGGACGTCGGCGCGCTTGCCTACGCGCAAGGCAATGACATCCATTTCGCCCAAGGCAAATTCGATCCGCACAGCCAGTCCGGCCAAGAGCTGCTCGGCCATGAGCTGGCCCACGTCGTCCAGCAGCGCCAAGGACGCGTCCAGGCGACAACCTCCGTCGGCGGCCTGCCCGTCAACGACGATCCTTCCCTCGAACAGGAAGCGGACAGCGTCGGCAAGCAGGCGGCGAGCCTCAAGCTTGAAGACAAATAA
- a CDS encoding DUF4280 domain-containing protein, whose amino-acid sequence MGFVVCGGAQMQCSFGAAPSALMVLPVNKVLTAMPIANIMDNKPMVNILPFGMCQSMANPTVASATAAAMGVLTPMPCIPVTAAPWAPGSPTVQIGNMPALNNSSKLMCNWGGVIQITQPGQQTIQVP is encoded by the coding sequence ATGGGATTTGTGGTATGCGGGGGCGCTCAAATGCAGTGCAGTTTTGGCGCTGCACCGAGCGCACTGATGGTGCTCCCTGTTAATAAAGTGCTGACGGCGATGCCGATCGCCAACATTATGGACAACAAGCCGATGGTGAACATATTGCCGTTCGGGATGTGCCAGTCGATGGCCAATCCGACCGTGGCTTCCGCAACTGCTGCAGCGATGGGCGTGCTGACGCCGATGCCCTGCATTCCGGTGACGGCCGCTCCTTGGGCTCCGGGCAGCCCGACGGTGCAGATCGGCAACATGCCCGCTTTGAACAATTCGTCGAAGCTGATGTGCAACTGGGGCGGCGTGATACAGATCACCCAGCCCGGCCAGCAGACGATCCAGGTGCCGTAG
- a CDS encoding TolC family protein — MVHILIIHKRTAAIALLTALMLAGQAALPIMPQHSVVQAAAALSLKDLTARTVQVSPDLKDLNSNLQKKKHELTQAYQAVLIQAEKDASKHAKEHSLSRDIDLGTKIPNAQLEVKKAERELENKRLAVALEIEQLYITAYQAQLGVRKAQTAQKKAETKVNDLTQKAVFGYAKLEDVAAAKAELETAVSAVTIAQLSFKSSRNELGQKVSLDLDGDFTFNVPRQYAQLNQTTLWQLIDRAEKTDFALWKDTEARRLAEAKVNLVRQLYRNKFGAAAMQILEATYGGTQETDYSAFMVKYNELAANIDAKWKGKTWILVFSLPFLKYVPKKELQGEYEGMRYFEDMQNALPVAMLDADKARLKESDSRQKLAAKIKTSYLGVKQAESTYILAMKALDKAKQDTKKAEEKKKFGMIKQEELDAVKALEEQANEVVTSTFLAYKLSLSKLDLDTSGGVAYRNGNLPYQVDSGLDPLIKPPAPDLLLGGWKLEPAAEGMTSRFTLVDLKGGYKPTHFSLHSKKNGKQIGERTAITDELLHLNLAFSDTGDLYVVFYNGDKKMDEADLDGYAPKGTLTKK; from the coding sequence GTGGTTCATATTTTAATCATTCATAAAAGAACAGCTGCCATCGCCCTGCTCACCGCCCTGATGCTGGCCGGACAAGCTGCGTTGCCGATCATGCCGCAGCACAGCGTCGTGCAGGCTGCAGCCGCCCTGTCGCTGAAAGACCTGACGGCGCGCACCGTCCAAGTCAGCCCTGATCTCAAAGACCTGAACAGCAACCTGCAGAAAAAGAAGCACGAGCTGACCCAAGCGTATCAAGCGGTGCTGATCCAAGCCGAAAAAGACGCCAGCAAGCACGCCAAAGAGCACAGCTTGAGCCGCGACATCGACCTCGGCACGAAGATCCCCAACGCACAGCTTGAAGTCAAAAAAGCAGAACGCGAGCTCGAAAACAAGCGCCTTGCCGTGGCCCTTGAGATCGAACAGCTCTATATAACCGCCTATCAGGCCCAACTCGGCGTTCGAAAAGCGCAGACCGCGCAGAAAAAGGCGGAGACCAAAGTCAACGACCTGACCCAAAAAGCGGTCTTCGGCTATGCCAAGCTGGAAGACGTCGCAGCGGCCAAAGCGGAGCTGGAAACGGCCGTCTCCGCCGTCACCATCGCGCAGCTCAGCTTCAAGTCCAGCCGCAACGAGCTGGGACAGAAGGTGAGCCTGGATCTCGACGGCGATTTCACATTCAACGTCCCGCGCCAGTATGCCCAGCTCAACCAAACGACGCTCTGGCAACTGATCGACCGCGCCGAGAAGACCGACTTTGCACTGTGGAAAGACACCGAAGCCCGCCGGCTCGCCGAAGCGAAAGTCAACCTCGTCCGCCAGCTGTACCGCAACAAGTTTGGCGCTGCGGCGATGCAGATCCTGGAGGCCACCTACGGCGGCACGCAAGAGACCGACTACAGCGCGTTTATGGTCAAATACAATGAGCTGGCCGCGAACATCGACGCCAAATGGAAAGGCAAGACGTGGATTCTCGTCTTTTCCTTGCCCTTCCTGAAATACGTCCCGAAAAAAGAGCTGCAAGGCGAGTATGAAGGCATGCGCTACTTCGAAGATATGCAAAACGCCCTACCTGTCGCGATGCTCGACGCTGACAAAGCCCGCTTGAAAGAAAGCGATTCCCGCCAAAAGCTCGCCGCCAAGATCAAAACATCTTACCTCGGCGTCAAGCAGGCCGAGTCGACCTACATCCTGGCGATGAAGGCGCTCGACAAGGCGAAGCAAGACACCAAGAAGGCGGAAGAGAAGAAAAAGTTCGGCATGATCAAGCAGGAAGAGCTCGACGCCGTCAAAGCGCTGGAAGAGCAAGCGAACGAAGTGGTCACCTCCACCTTCCTCGCCTACAAGCTGTCTCTCTCCAAGCTCGACCTCGACACCTCGGGCGGAGTGGCCTATCGCAACGGCAATCTGCCGTATCAGGTGGACAGCGGACTCGACCCGCTGATCAAGCCGCCGGCCCCCGATCTGCTGCTCGGCGGCTGGAAGCTGGAGCCGGCCGCAGAAGGCATGACCAGCAGATTCACCCTCGTCGACCTCAAGGGCGGCTACAAGCCGACGCATTTCAGCCTGCATTCCAAGAAGAACGGCAAGCAGATCGGCGAGCGCACGGCGATCACCGACGAGCTGCTGCACTTGAACCTCGCGTTCAGCGACACCGGCGATCTGTACGTCGTCTTCTACAACGGGGACAAAAAAATGGACGAAGCCGATCTCGACGGTTACGCGCCGAAAGGGACTTTGACCAAGAAGTAA
- a CDS encoding copper amine oxidase N-terminal domain-containing protein — protein MTKKHRRKFVTLLLACALFAAFLPTSPDATAAERPAASQVSSGHLLIGTYLIQKEALTKPVLDAAKASMDQSDQGIYYKSELADGAWFNIQNGFDLSAILNPSGTTVTNADIDKMTISVWVHLVAGKPIAEWTQTPAELDKAIADAKAQQAKAEADNKAAVEAGDDTLAIQLSLKAATLKAQVDFLEALKAGKGDQAAAELEKLADPEKLLAESVKGAQADLQKKLEADLKKAEDELNAATDPAEKAKLLQQKQLAEDNLDAFKANALSSEADTAKAASLQVAQDLSLAVNNSQTQKAQDLLSKLDAADQQVLVLHKGLLTQQVAALEKKIKAATDFQAIQKLQAELAATKQAAYSKEKAAWEAEVKVLEPAFQTADKLGQKEMAALLLAKLNTIQARLDELQAEATATRIASRQAEIADLNKQIREAKAAGSADIADQLLVPLVQAEGRLAADQQGVADTILDIESAIVKVNAKLKTAGTEEAVLLKQELAVLNANLLKAQMTELFLLKGQVEKKQAEVKVETGKESARLAPVRQQYIKEITAIEKQKYSASDLADLAALQKQIKKEQPKATVLPAENVIAESVDIKFMMPPVILDGRTLIHIRPISESFGSTVLWNNEERSVWISNAGTTVYCKIGDKMALVNGKPVTLDAPPRLIAGRTVVPLRFVVEALGLNVAWDEQSQTIEIKGTVNR, from the coding sequence ATGACCAAGAAACATCGCCGCAAGTTCGTGACCTTGTTGCTCGCCTGCGCGCTCTTCGCTGCGTTCCTGCCGACTTCGCCCGACGCGACGGCTGCCGAGCGCCCTGCCGCGTCGCAAGTGAGCAGCGGACACCTGCTGATCGGCACGTACCTGATTCAAAAAGAGGCGCTGACCAAGCCCGTCCTCGATGCAGCCAAAGCGAGCATGGATCAGTCCGACCAGGGCATCTATTATAAATCGGAGCTGGCGGACGGCGCTTGGTTCAACATCCAGAATGGATTCGACCTTTCGGCGATCCTCAACCCGAGCGGCACGACCGTCACCAACGCCGATATCGACAAGATGACGATCAGCGTCTGGGTGCATCTCGTCGCAGGCAAGCCGATCGCCGAGTGGACGCAGACGCCGGCGGAGCTGGACAAAGCGATCGCCGACGCCAAAGCCCAACAGGCGAAAGCAGAAGCGGACAACAAAGCGGCCGTGGAAGCGGGCGACGACACCCTCGCCATCCAGCTGTCCCTGAAAGCGGCCACGCTGAAGGCGCAGGTCGACTTCCTCGAAGCGCTGAAAGCGGGCAAAGGCGACCAGGCCGCCGCCGAGCTTGAGAAACTGGCCGATCCGGAAAAACTGCTCGCAGAATCGGTTAAAGGGGCGCAGGCCGACCTGCAGAAGAAACTTGAAGCCGACTTGAAAAAAGCGGAAGACGAGCTGAACGCCGCCACCGACCCGGCGGAAAAAGCCAAGCTGCTCCAACAGAAGCAGCTGGCCGAAGACAACTTGGACGCTTTTAAGGCGAACGCTCTGTCCTCAGAAGCGGATACTGCCAAAGCGGCGAGCCTGCAGGTGGCGCAAGACCTCAGCCTGGCGGTGAACAACTCGCAGACCCAGAAGGCGCAAGATCTGCTGAGCAAGCTCGACGCGGCCGACCAGCAAGTGCTGGTCCTGCATAAAGGTCTGCTCACCCAGCAGGTCGCCGCCCTGGAGAAAAAGATCAAAGCAGCGACCGACTTCCAAGCGATCCAAAAGCTGCAAGCGGAGCTCGCAGCGACCAAACAAGCGGCCTACAGCAAAGAAAAAGCCGCCTGGGAAGCGGAAGTGAAAGTCTTGGAGCCTGCGTTCCAAACGGCCGACAAGCTGGGACAAAAGGAGATGGCAGCACTGCTGCTCGCCAAGCTGAACACGATCCAGGCCCGCCTTGACGAGCTGCAAGCGGAAGCCACAGCCACCCGCATCGCCTCGCGCCAAGCGGAGATTGCCGACCTGAACAAGCAAATCCGGGAAGCGAAAGCGGCCGGTTCGGCGGACATCGCCGATCAGTTGCTGGTGCCGCTCGTGCAGGCGGAAGGGCGGCTGGCAGCCGACCAACAAGGCGTTGCCGACACGATCCTCGACATCGAATCTGCGATCGTCAAAGTGAACGCCAAGCTGAAAACGGCCGGTACGGAAGAAGCCGTCCTGCTCAAACAAGAGCTGGCCGTCCTGAATGCCAACCTGTTGAAAGCGCAAATGACCGAGCTGTTTCTGCTCAAAGGGCAGGTCGAAAAGAAGCAGGCCGAAGTGAAAGTTGAGACCGGCAAAGAGAGCGCCCGTCTCGCGCCGGTTCGCCAGCAGTACATCAAGGAGATCACAGCGATTGAAAAGCAAAAATACTCAGCCAGTGACCTGGCCGATCTCGCCGCGCTGCAAAAGCAGATCAAAAAAGAGCAGCCCAAAGCGACCGTCCTGCCGGCGGAAAACGTCATTGCGGAGTCGGTCGACATCAAGTTCATGATGCCGCCGGTGATCCTCGACGGCCGCACGCTGATTCACATCCGTCCGATCTCCGAATCGTTTGGATCGACGGTGCTGTGGAACAACGAGGAGCGCAGCGTTTGGATCAGCAACGCCGGCACCACCGTCTACTGCAAGATCGGCGACAAAATGGCGCTCGTCAACGGCAAGCCGGTCACGCTGGACGCGCCGCCGCGCCTGATCGCCGGGCGCACCGTCGTGCCGCTGCGCTTTGTGGTGGAAGCGCTCGGTTTGAACGTGGCGTGGGATGAACAGAGCCAGACCATCGAAATCAAAGGGACGGTCAACCGATGA